One part of the Gemmatimonadaceae bacterium genome encodes these proteins:
- a CDS encoding FAD-binding protein, protein MTPLERELGDIVGSRYVLAGRGELLAYASDGLPGYHRFPALAVMPGSRDELVAVVRLLARYRVPYVARGAGTGLSGGALADGAVLLALHRMRRVLSIDPVNRVARVEPGVVNMHLTRAASAHGLHYAPDPSSQAACTIGGNVAENAGGPHCLKYGVTLNHVVALTVILPNGELVSLGSDAGEVEGYDLLGAFVGSEGCFGVVVEATVRLTPDPEAVRTMLADFPSIDAAARATSAIIATGIVPAALEMMDQPTIRAVEASIYAAGYPVDAAAVLLIEIDGLAAGIDADAARIERLCRDAGAREVLIAGDEAQRLRLWQGRKKAFGAMGRISSHLVVQDAVVPRTRLPEILAEIARIGDEERLTVCNVFHAGDGNLHPNIPYNGNDPGESARVHRAMRRIMQACVDAGGSVTGEHGIGLDKMDYMPLMFSEASLAAMCRLREVFDPERRSNPGKVVPVRSCREWAMAPAARELGGKSIQAETHG, encoded by the coding sequence ATGACACCGCTCGAACGGGAGCTTGGCGACATCGTCGGATCGCGATACGTGCTCGCCGGACGCGGCGAGTTGCTCGCCTATGCGTCGGACGGCCTTCCCGGCTACCATCGATTCCCTGCGCTGGCCGTCATGCCGGGATCGCGCGACGAACTCGTCGCAGTCGTTCGACTGCTGGCGCGCTACCGGGTGCCGTACGTCGCGCGCGGTGCGGGGACGGGACTCTCGGGCGGCGCTCTGGCGGACGGTGCGGTACTCCTCGCGCTGCACCGAATGCGCCGCGTGCTGTCGATCGACCCGGTGAACCGTGTGGCTCGCGTGGAACCGGGAGTGGTGAACATGCACCTCACCCGCGCGGCATCGGCGCATGGACTGCACTACGCGCCGGACCCGTCCAGCCAGGCCGCGTGCACGATCGGTGGGAACGTCGCGGAAAACGCCGGGGGCCCTCACTGCCTCAAGTACGGCGTGACGCTGAACCACGTCGTGGCGCTCACGGTGATTCTTCCGAACGGAGAGCTGGTCTCCCTGGGATCGGACGCGGGTGAAGTCGAAGGCTACGACCTGCTCGGGGCATTCGTCGGCAGCGAGGGATGCTTTGGTGTGGTGGTCGAGGCCACGGTCCGCCTCACACCGGACCCTGAGGCCGTGCGCACCATGCTGGCGGACTTTCCGTCGATCGATGCGGCGGCGCGCGCAACATCGGCGATCATTGCCACGGGCATCGTTCCCGCCGCTCTCGAGATGATGGACCAGCCGACGATCCGGGCGGTCGAGGCATCGATCTATGCCGCGGGCTATCCGGTGGACGCGGCGGCGGTCCTCCTGATCGAAATCGACGGACTCGCGGCCGGGATCGACGCGGACGCGGCACGCATCGAGCGCCTCTGTCGCGACGCGGGCGCCCGCGAGGTGCTCATCGCCGGGGACGAGGCCCAGCGGCTCCGATTGTGGCAGGGGCGCAAGAAGGCGTTCGGGGCCATGGGCCGCATCTCATCACACCTGGTGGTCCAGGATGCGGTGGTGCCGCGAACCAGGCTCCCCGAGATTCTCGCCGAGATCGCGCGGATCGGCGACGAGGAGCGGCTGACGGTGTGCAACGTGTTCCATGCCGGTGACGGGAACCTGCATCCCAATATCCCCTACAACGGAAATGATCCCGGAGAGAGCGCGCGGGTGCATCGCGCGATGCGGCGCATCATGCAGGCGTGCGTGGATGCGGGCGGCAGCGTGACGGGCGAGCACGGCATCGGCCTCGACAAGATGGACTACATGCCGCTCATGTTCTCCGAGGCCTCGCTGGCGGCAATGTGCCGCCTGCGCGAGGTCTTCGATCCCGAGCGCCGTTCGAATCCGGGCAAGGTGGTCCCGGTGCGCTCGTGCCGGGAATGGGCGATGGCGCCCGCAGCAAGAGAACTCGGCGGGAAATCGATCCAGGCGGAGACACACGGGTGA
- a CDS encoding folate-binding protein YgfZ: MNVLPDDTLAREYATLHAGALLVWLPERSLGVFRGAKAAEVLNGLVSNEVAALAPGEGNYAVALTPRGKILADVRVLRLADAVMVDVPGPAATGWWGMVRKYVNPRLAQYEELSPTLTALGVYGPSAADALGQALGVQAIGLAPYAHASVALGEATATVASIPDAGVPGFVIYLPNAASAAAHATLQSAGAQPGSIATLEVARVEAGRPAWGIDMDDTTLTQEARLDDLGAVSYSKGCYTGQETVARLHFRGHVNRLLRGVSFERGSVARGAALVGAEGNVVGEVRSVVRSPRLGDIGLAMVRREVEPGTTVMARTDASVDGIAARVLRLPFPSSAPPTAG; encoded by the coding sequence GTGAACGTGCTGCCAGACGACACGCTGGCCCGCGAGTACGCGACGCTTCACGCCGGCGCGCTGCTCGTGTGGCTCCCGGAGCGATCGCTCGGCGTCTTTCGTGGAGCGAAGGCCGCCGAGGTGCTCAACGGGCTGGTCAGCAACGAAGTCGCCGCCCTGGCGCCGGGCGAGGGCAACTACGCCGTCGCCCTGACGCCGCGCGGGAAGATCCTCGCCGACGTACGAGTGCTTCGCTTGGCCGACGCCGTGATGGTGGACGTTCCCGGGCCCGCGGCAACCGGGTGGTGGGGGATGGTCCGGAAGTACGTCAACCCGCGGCTCGCACAATACGAGGAGCTGTCGCCGACGCTGACGGCGCTCGGCGTCTACGGCCCGTCGGCGGCGGATGCCCTTGGGCAGGCGCTCGGAGTTCAGGCCATCGGCCTCGCGCCGTATGCCCACGCGTCGGTAGCTCTCGGCGAGGCCACGGCGACCGTCGCCAGCATTCCGGACGCCGGCGTTCCGGGGTTCGTGATCTACCTGCCGAATGCAGCCAGTGCGGCGGCGCACGCGACCCTGCAGTCCGCCGGGGCGCAGCCTGGCAGTATCGCCACACTGGAGGTGGCGCGCGTGGAAGCCGGGCGACCGGCATGGGGCATCGACATGGACGACACCACGCTGACCCAGGAAGCCCGGCTGGATGATCTCGGCGCCGTGTCGTACAGCAAGGGATGCTACACGGGACAGGAGACGGTGGCCCGCCTGCACTTTCGGGGACATGTGAACCGGCTGTTGCGTGGCGTGTCGTTCGAGCGGGGCTCGGTCGCACGCGGCGCGGCGCTGGTTGGCGCGGAGGGAAACGTCGTCGGCGAGGTGCGCAGCGTCGTGCGGTCACCCCGGCTCGGAGACATCGGGCTGGCCATGGTGCGCCGGGAAGTGGAGCCCGGAACCACCGTCATGGCGCGCACCGACGCGTCGGTCGACGGGATCGCGGCTCGCGTGCTGCGCCTGCCGTTTCCGTCGAGCGCACCACCAACCGCGGGATAG
- a CDS encoding RNA polymerase sigma factor RpoD/SigA, giving the protein MQQATETKPRTSTKSFVRAAPATAFDQYLLDIQKLPLITDPAEERRLARRAQQGDEVAAERLVTANLRFVISYVKKYQGHGLDLSELVAIGNEGLLKAVRKFDPDQGVKFISYAVWWVRQAVLKALAEQTRSVRIPLNQNSQLIRLSRAETILSQVLRRDPSEDEVARLIGESPENVRAARQMTSTEVSLDAPIDRSDREASTLGERFSGVDGTEIEDVTDFKLMREFITRVFQKYLTPRERKILSLYYGLEEGSEAMTLERIGALLGVTRERIRQIRERAFEKLRESPDGHALAGFWTAA; this is encoded by the coding sequence ATGCAGCAAGCGACTGAGACGAAACCCAGGACGTCGACCAAGTCCTTCGTTCGAGCCGCACCAGCCACCGCCTTTGACCAGTACCTCCTCGACATCCAGAAGCTCCCGCTGATAACCGACCCCGCCGAGGAGCGCCGGTTAGCTCGCCGGGCCCAGCAGGGGGACGAAGTCGCCGCCGAGCGCCTGGTGACCGCGAACCTCAGGTTCGTGATCTCCTACGTGAAGAAGTATCAGGGCCATGGGCTCGACCTCAGCGAACTGGTGGCTATCGGGAACGAGGGCCTGCTCAAGGCCGTTCGAAAGTTCGATCCGGATCAGGGTGTGAAGTTCATCTCCTACGCGGTTTGGTGGGTCAGGCAAGCGGTACTCAAGGCCCTTGCCGAGCAGACGCGAAGCGTCCGCATCCCGCTCAACCAGAACTCGCAGCTCATCCGTCTCTCGCGCGCCGAGACGATCCTCTCCCAGGTCCTCCGCCGCGATCCGTCCGAAGACGAAGTCGCCCGACTCATCGGCGAATCCCCCGAAAATGTTCGCGCCGCGCGCCAGATGACCTCCACCGAGGTCTCGCTCGACGCGCCCATCGACCGCAGCGATCGCGAGGCCTCCACCCTGGGCGAGCGCTTCTCGGGCGTGGACGGGACCGAGATCGAAGACGTGACGGACTTCAAGCTGATGCGCGAGTTCATCACGCGGGTCTTCCAGAAGTACCTGACGCCCCGCGAGCGCAAGATCCTCAGCCTCTACTACGGTCTTGAAGAGGGCTCCGAGGCCATGACGCTCGAGCGCATCGGCGCCCTGCTCGGCGTCACGCGCGAACGCATCCGGCAAATTCGCGAGCGGGCGTTCGAGAAGCTGCGCGAATCGCCCGATGGACATGCGCTCGCGGGGTTCTGGACGGCGGCCTGA
- a CDS encoding HAD family hydrolase, with product MRIDAVLVEFDGVVADTFGARRIAVDRALAEHGLTLSDDEYWELCAGWPTSEAVRSINRKRRLDLDETAIDLLALHVDRAYSAHIGKGVVLVDGARSSLERFAGRARVAAVSRLRRSDVQDLISLARLDHVFSFVVGEEDAYPPKPDPAPYRAALRRLARFRGEQHGTIVALENGVAGIRAARAAGLPCVAVGMQPAHVALEANAFVSSITGMDIAMIDELLTPHVDPP from the coding sequence ATGCGGATTGACGCCGTCCTCGTGGAGTTCGACGGCGTCGTCGCCGATACCTTCGGCGCGCGGCGGATCGCCGTCGACCGCGCCCTTGCCGAGCACGGGCTCACGCTCTCGGATGACGAGTACTGGGAACTCTGCGCGGGGTGGCCGACTTCCGAAGCCGTGCGCTCCATCAATCGCAAGCGTCGCCTCGATCTGGATGAGACTGCCATCGATCTCCTCGCCCTACACGTGGATCGCGCCTACTCGGCGCATATCGGGAAGGGCGTCGTCCTGGTAGACGGAGCACGGTCGTCCCTGGAGCGGTTTGCGGGACGCGCGAGGGTGGCCGCGGTGAGCCGGCTGAGGCGATCCGATGTCCAGGACCTCATCTCACTGGCGCGACTGGACCACGTCTTCTCGTTCGTGGTGGGCGAGGAAGATGCGTACCCTCCCAAGCCCGACCCCGCACCATACCGCGCCGCCTTGCGCCGGCTCGCGCGATTCCGCGGCGAGCAGCACGGCACCATCGTCGCGCTCGAGAACGGCGTGGCAGGGATCCGCGCGGCGCGCGCTGCCGGCCTGCCGTGCGTCGCGGTCGGCATGCAGCCAGCCCACGTGGCGCTGGAAGCCAACGCGTTCGTCTCCTCCATCACCGGGATGGACATCGCGATGATCGACGAGCTGCTCACGCCGCACGTGGACCCGCCGTGA
- a CDS encoding molybdopterin oxidoreductase family protein encodes MAVTVDPRSTLDQDVATTVIRGACPHDCPDTCATLVSVTDGRAVRIQGDPDHPVTAGFLCAKVNRYLERTYHPERLQYPMRRVGAKGSGRFERVSWDEALDDIAARLARIAASHGAEAILPYSYAGTMGLIQGESVDRRFFHALGASQLLRTICSTAGGEGLAMTNGSRVGADPEGIEHSDLVILWGTNTLTSNPHLWPFVLRAREHGARVLCIDPVRTRTAEQRDEWLPIRPGTDAALALAIMHVLFDEGLEDANYLARYTLGADELRERVRAWPPERAATITGLPADRIRALGREYGRSKACFLRINYGLQRHAGGGMAVRTISCLPAVTGHWRRPGGGLLLSTSGNFRFNRPALARPDLGKHTRSINMIRLGEALLSPDAGVGGPPVQALIVYNSNPVDVAPDRNAVLKGMAREDLLTVVLEHFQTNTADWADYVLPATTQLEHWDIHFAYGHNYITLNRPAIAPLGEARPNSEVFRELGRRMGLPADLFADDDVALIRVALDSPHEPLRGVSFEALMEHGWVRLNIPRPYLPFADGGFGTPSGKVEFHSERMASLGFDALPDYIPPRELPETAPELATRYPLSLISSPRHYFLNSTFVNVASLRKSGEPECVVHPNDAARRNLSSGARVVIHNDRGHFTAVARIEDSVREGVVWAPSIWWGKLSPDGQNANAVTSQGETDLGRGPVFYDTLVEVSIAD; translated from the coding sequence ATGGCTGTCACCGTCGATCCCCGCAGCACCCTCGATCAGGACGTCGCCACCACGGTTATTCGTGGCGCCTGCCCACACGACTGCCCGGACACGTGCGCCACGCTCGTCAGCGTGACCGATGGCCGCGCGGTACGCATTCAGGGCGATCCCGACCACCCCGTCACCGCGGGATTCCTGTGCGCCAAGGTCAACCGATACCTCGAGCGCACGTATCACCCCGAGCGCCTGCAATACCCGATGCGGCGCGTCGGCGCCAAGGGATCCGGTCGGTTCGAACGCGTATCCTGGGACGAGGCCCTCGACGACATCGCCGCGCGGCTCGCGCGTATCGCGGCGTCTCATGGCGCCGAAGCCATCCTGCCCTACTCGTACGCAGGGACGATGGGCCTGATCCAGGGCGAGTCCGTCGACCGGCGCTTCTTTCACGCGCTGGGCGCCTCGCAGCTCCTTCGGACCATCTGTTCGACCGCGGGCGGCGAAGGCCTGGCCATGACCAACGGCTCGCGCGTGGGCGCCGACCCGGAGGGCATCGAGCATTCGGACCTGGTGATCCTCTGGGGCACCAACACGCTCACCTCCAATCCGCACCTGTGGCCCTTTGTGCTGCGGGCGCGAGAACACGGGGCCCGCGTGCTGTGCATCGACCCGGTGCGCACGCGCACCGCCGAGCAGCGCGACGAGTGGCTGCCCATCCGGCCCGGGACCGACGCCGCCCTCGCCCTCGCGATCATGCACGTGCTCTTCGACGAGGGACTCGAGGACGCCAACTACCTCGCCCGCTACACCCTCGGCGCCGACGAACTGCGCGAGCGCGTGCGGGCGTGGCCACCCGAGCGTGCCGCCACGATCACCGGCCTGCCAGCCGATCGCATTCGTGCGCTGGGACGCGAATACGGTCGGTCGAAGGCGTGCTTCCTGCGCATCAACTACGGATTGCAGCGACACGCCGGCGGCGGCATGGCGGTGCGCACGATCTCCTGCCTGCCCGCGGTCACCGGCCACTGGCGCCGACCGGGCGGTGGACTGCTGCTGTCGACGAGCGGGAACTTCAGGTTCAATCGTCCGGCCCTCGCCCGACCTGACCTCGGCAAACACACGCGTTCGATCAACATGATCCGGCTCGGCGAGGCGCTCCTCTCCCCTGACGCCGGGGTCGGCGGTCCGCCGGTGCAGGCACTGATCGTGTACAACTCGAACCCGGTGGACGTCGCTCCCGACCGCAACGCCGTCCTCAAAGGCATGGCGCGCGAAGATCTTCTGACCGTGGTGTTGGAGCATTTCCAGACGAACACGGCCGACTGGGCCGACTACGTGCTTCCCGCGACCACCCAGCTCGAACACTGGGACATCCACTTCGCGTACGGCCACAACTACATCACGCTCAATCGTCCCGCGATCGCACCGCTCGGCGAAGCCAGACCAAACTCGGAAGTGTTCCGCGAACTCGGACGACGCATGGGACTCCCGGCGGATCTGTTCGCCGACGACGACGTCGCCCTGATCAGGGTCGCGCTCGACTCGCCGCACGAGCCGCTCCGCGGCGTGAGCTTCGAGGCGCTCATGGAGCACGGGTGGGTGCGGCTCAACATCCCGAGGCCGTACCTGCCCTTTGCCGACGGCGGGTTCGGCACACCGAGCGGGAAGGTGGAGTTTCACTCGGAGCGCATGGCGTCGCTCGGGTTCGACGCCCTGCCGGACTACATCCCGCCGCGCGAGCTGCCGGAGACGGCGCCGGAACTCGCGACACGCTACCCGCTCTCGCTCATCTCTTCGCCCAGGCACTACTTCCTCAACTCGACGTTTGTCAACGTCGCCTCGCTGCGGAAGAGCGGAGAGCCGGAATGCGTCGTGCACCCTAACGACGCCGCGCGACGCAACCTCAGCAGTGGCGCACGCGTGGTCATTCACAACGACCGCGGCCATTTCACCGCCGTGGCACGCATCGAGGACAGTGTGCGCGAGGGCGTCGTGTGGGCGCCATCGATCTGGTGGGGCAAGCTCTCACCCGATGGCCAGAACGCCAACGCGGTCACCTCGCAGGGAGAGACGGACCTGGGCCGCGGACCCGTGTTCTACGACACGCTCGTGGAAGTCAGCATCGCCGACTGA
- a CDS encoding 4Fe-4S dicluster domain-containing protein has product MTHLGSPRRGCALPDSPLAREAAGLDACVHCGFCLPSCPTYLALEDENDSPRGRIVLMRALLEGELAPSDDAVTRHLDRCLGCRGCESACPSGVPYGALLEATRATIARHRPIPAVARVILATFRHPWLLRIALAFSRLVRWTRLPRLLSALPPREAFPWAMLAATESALPVSDYTPPAPAADTLPVAVLQGCVMQGLFADTNRATERVLRMNGYGMAPAPGQGCCGALHAHAGDDETARALARRNVAAFEASGAAWIAVNAAGCGAMMKEYGHLLAHDPAWAARAVAVSERVRDVTELLALRGPVPGAPLPELPTITYDAPCHLQHAQRVVRPPLAVLGAIPGLRLVPLPESDQCCGSAGIYNLVEPETSERVLATKLDRIAETGAGLVATGNPGCLMQIGAGLRLRGAAPRTVHPVDLLDRSYARLATHASSPDAD; this is encoded by the coding sequence ATGACACACCTGGGTTCACCTCGGCGCGGGTGCGCCCTGCCCGATTCACCGCTCGCCCGGGAGGCCGCTGGACTCGATGCCTGTGTCCACTGCGGCTTCTGCCTGCCGTCGTGTCCGACCTACCTCGCGCTCGAGGACGAAAACGACTCTCCGCGCGGTCGCATCGTGCTCATGCGGGCGTTGCTCGAAGGCGAACTCGCGCCGAGTGACGACGCGGTCACCCGGCACCTCGATCGATGCCTCGGGTGCCGGGGGTGCGAGAGCGCTTGCCCCAGCGGCGTGCCCTACGGCGCGCTGCTCGAAGCGACGCGCGCGACCATCGCGCGCCATCGGCCGATTCCCGCCGTGGCCCGCGTCATTCTCGCCACCTTCCGGCACCCGTGGCTGCTGCGGATCGCGCTCGCGTTCTCGCGCCTCGTGCGCTGGACACGGCTTCCGCGCCTGCTGTCGGCGCTCCCGCCGCGGGAGGCGTTCCCGTGGGCCATGCTCGCGGCCACGGAGTCCGCGTTGCCCGTCAGCGACTACACACCGCCTGCGCCCGCAGCCGACACGCTCCCCGTCGCCGTGCTGCAGGGGTGCGTCATGCAGGGCCTCTTCGCCGACACGAATCGCGCGACCGAGCGCGTGCTGCGCATGAATGGCTACGGCATGGCGCCGGCGCCCGGACAAGGATGTTGTGGCGCCCTCCACGCCCACGCCGGCGATGACGAAACCGCGCGCGCGCTCGCCCGGCGCAACGTCGCCGCGTTCGAAGCATCCGGAGCCGCGTGGATCGCCGTGAACGCCGCGGGCTGCGGCGCCATGATGAAGGAATACGGCCACCTCCTCGCTCACGATCCGGCATGGGCAGCACGAGCCGTCGCCGTATCCGAGCGTGTTCGAGACGTCACGGAACTGCTCGCCCTCCGCGGCCCGGTCCCGGGGGCGCCGCTGCCCGAACTTCCCACGATCACGTACGACGCCCCCTGCCACCTGCAGCACGCACAGCGCGTCGTGCGACCACCACTCGCGGTCCTCGGCGCGATCCCGGGCCTTCGCCTCGTGCCGCTCCCCGAGAGTGACCAGTGCTGCGGCAGCGCAGGCATCTACAACCTCGTTGAGCCCGAGACGTCCGAACGCGTGCTCGCCACGAAACTCGATCGCATCGCCGAGACCGGCGCCGGACTCGTGGCCACTGGCAATCCCGGGTGCCTGATGCAGATCGGCGCCGGACTGCGGCTGCGCGGCGCCGCTCCACGCACCGTGCATCCCGTGGACCTGCTCGATCGATCGTATGCGCGACTGGCCACTCATGCGTCGTCGCCCGATGCGGATTGA
- a CDS encoding response regulator, which produces MVDVATQDGAASHRVLLIDDELTIRLALRRFFTRMGWRVDEATNGESGYSMIVLDGQQTATPPYDVIISDLRMPGLNGIQLHDRLKTVAPEVLDRLIFSTGDIVSQEAAEFVNSSACVVLQKPFELATLRETIERVMHHEPQA; this is translated from the coding sequence ATGGTCGACGTCGCAACGCAGGACGGTGCTGCGAGCCATCGGGTGCTGCTCATCGACGATGAGCTCACGATCCGACTCGCACTCCGCCGATTCTTCACAAGAATGGGATGGCGGGTGGACGAAGCGACGAACGGCGAGAGCGGCTACTCGATGATCGTGCTCGACGGGCAGCAGACCGCCACCCCACCGTACGACGTGATCATCTCAGACCTTCGAATGCCCGGCCTCAATGGCATCCAGCTCCACGACCGCCTCAAGACGGTGGCGCCAGAGGTGCTCGATCGACTCATCTTCTCCACGGGCGATATCGTCTCCCAGGAGGCGGCCGAGTTCGTGAATTCGTCGGCGTGCGTGGTCCTGCAGAAACCGTTCGAGCTTGCCACGCTGCGCGAGACGATCGAACGCGTCATGCACCACGAACCGCAGGCCTGA
- a CDS encoding FAD-binding protein has translation MTHAGEDQANVLSGGPPAPATSAAPRSTALRPRDAEDLAQIVADTAASGQVLRIVGGGTWLDAGRPVDPRAIPLDCSGLTGITEYVPGDLTLTARAATSLADIAVATAEHRQWLALDPHGSPVGTLGATLATASRGPLGGSIGLPRDVALGLEFVAGNGDRVRGGGRVVKNVAGFDLVRLQVGAWGTLGVITEATVRLRGRPEVDRTLAISLPGQPGAVGAAVSRIGQLGQAPVAAELIDATMARSMGRDATPTLLVRFMGNEASVDAQVGRLEGLGDVTIADGVWEALARHEAAEAMVVRFPGAPANFERTWTRACLCAPDGAATLHGTFGSGSVRLVVTATRDRRAAVLTAALAGGPCLVERAAPRDWLQVPPAATDRLSAGVRRAFDPRGVFNPGILGTT, from the coding sequence GTGACACACGCGGGCGAAGATCAGGCGAATGTGTTGTCGGGGGGGCCCCCCGCGCCCGCCACCAGCGCGGCTCCTCGGTCGACCGCCCTGCGCCCTCGAGACGCCGAGGACCTCGCGCAGATCGTCGCCGATACGGCCGCAAGCGGGCAGGTGCTGCGGATCGTTGGCGGCGGCACCTGGCTCGACGCCGGTCGGCCCGTCGACCCACGCGCCATCCCCCTCGACTGCAGCGGTCTGACCGGCATCACCGAATACGTTCCCGGTGACCTCACCCTCACGGCCAGGGCCGCCACCTCGCTGGCCGACATCGCCGTCGCGACGGCGGAGCACCGGCAATGGCTCGCCCTCGACCCCCATGGCAGCCCCGTCGGGACGCTGGGCGCGACGCTCGCTACCGCGTCACGCGGTCCCCTCGGCGGCAGCATCGGGCTCCCACGCGACGTGGCGCTTGGCCTCGAGTTCGTCGCGGGAAATGGCGATCGCGTGCGGGGCGGCGGTCGTGTCGTGAAAAACGTCGCCGGTTTCGACCTCGTGCGCCTCCAGGTCGGCGCGTGGGGCACCCTCGGCGTCATCACCGAGGCCACCGTGCGCCTGCGCGGACGTCCCGAAGTGGACCGGACGCTCGCCATTTCGCTGCCAGGACAGCCAGGCGCCGTTGGTGCGGCCGTCAGCCGCATCGGCCAGCTGGGCCAGGCACCCGTCGCCGCAGAACTGATCGACGCGACGATGGCTCGGTCGATGGGGCGCGATGCCACGCCGACGCTGCTCGTCAGGTTCATGGGCAACGAGGCCAGCGTCGACGCGCAGGTCGGTCGACTGGAGGGGCTGGGCGACGTGACGATCGCCGATGGCGTCTGGGAGGCGCTCGCGCGTCATGAGGCCGCCGAGGCCATGGTGGTGAGGTTCCCCGGCGCGCCGGCCAACTTCGAGCGCACCTGGACCCGCGCCTGCCTCTGCGCGCCCGATGGCGCAGCCACGCTCCATGGCACGTTCGGGAGCGGGAGCGTGCGGCTGGTGGTGACCGCGACACGCGATCGCCGCGCCGCGGTGCTCACGGCCGCGCTGGCGGGCGGGCCCTGCCTCGTCGAGCGCGCCGCACCACGGGACTGGCTCCAGGTGCCGCCGGCCGCAACGGATCGCTTGTCCGCAGGGGTTCGGCGTGCCTTCGATCCCCGCGGCGTGTTCAATCCCGGTATCCTGGGCACGACATGA
- a CDS encoding sigma 54-interacting transcriptional regulator, with translation MTSLPDTLGGLAEHPLGERRRVLRSVKAELRENLLRRLHEGGSLFPGVLGYDDSVMPQVVNALLARHHFILLGLRGQAKSRILRALVSLLDERIPVIAGSEVNDNPYAPISKYARELIAARGTETPIAWVERDQRYVEKLATPDVTIADIIGDVDPIKAARGGHLLSDELTIHYGMLPRANRGIFALNELPDLAGKVQVGLFNVMQEGDVQIKGYPVRLPLDVLLCFTANPEDYTARGRIITPLKDRIGSEVHTHYPETVDLGMQVTAQEAWVDRGGLPARVPDFVAEVIERVAFEARTDKRIDRRSGVSQRLPISLMESVVSNAERRAVRLGEREVVPRLSDLYAALPAITGKIELEYEGELIGAPVIARELIRRAADATTRDRAGHFDSDAIVLWFEQGSALQVTDDVESATLQQAFATVPGLLPLVRTLGLAAPDDAAVEAAACELLLEALVARRKLSRSDGGEFVRAAHEQRRRPGQEPMGGGMSA, from the coding sequence GTGACGAGCCTCCCCGATACTCTTGGCGGCCTCGCCGAACATCCGTTGGGCGAGCGCCGCAGGGTGCTGCGTTCGGTGAAGGCGGAACTCCGCGAGAACCTGCTCCGGCGCCTCCACGAGGGCGGGTCGCTCTTTCCCGGCGTCCTCGGCTACGACGACAGCGTGATGCCGCAGGTGGTGAATGCCCTCCTGGCGCGGCACCACTTCATCCTGCTCGGACTGCGGGGGCAGGCCAAGTCGCGGATCCTCCGTGCGCTCGTGTCCCTCCTCGACGAGCGGATCCCGGTCATCGCCGGGAGCGAGGTGAACGACAACCCGTACGCACCGATCTCGAAGTACGCGCGCGAACTGATCGCGGCGCGCGGCACTGAGACGCCGATCGCCTGGGTCGAACGCGACCAGCGCTACGTGGAGAAGCTCGCGACGCCGGACGTGACGATCGCCGACATCATCGGCGACGTGGACCCGATCAAGGCAGCGCGCGGCGGTCACCTGCTCAGCGACGAGCTGACGATCCACTACGGCATGCTGCCGCGCGCGAACCGGGGCATCTTTGCGCTCAACGAACTCCCGGACCTGGCCGGCAAGGTGCAGGTCGGCCTGTTCAACGTCATGCAGGAAGGAGACGTCCAGATCAAGGGGTACCCGGTACGGCTCCCGCTCGACGTGCTGCTGTGCTTCACGGCCAACCCCGAGGACTACACGGCGCGTGGCCGCATCATCACGCCGCTCAAGGACCGCATCGGGAGCGAGGTGCATACGCACTACCCGGAGACTGTGGACCTCGGCATGCAGGTCACGGCGCAGGAAGCGTGGGTCGATCGTGGTGGGCTCCCGGCCCGGGTTCCCGACTTCGTCGCCGAGGTGATCGAGCGCGTGGCCTTCGAGGCTCGCACCGACAAGCGCATCGACCGGCGCTCGGGCGTCTCGCAACGACTGCCGATCTCGCTGATGGAGAGCGTCGTCTCCAACGCCGAGCGGCGTGCCGTGCGCCTCGGCGAACGCGAAGTGGTGCCGCGGCTCTCCGACCTGTACGCAGCCTTGCCGGCCATCACCGGCAAGATCGAGTTGGAGTACGAAGGCGAACTGATCGGCGCTCCGGTCATCGCCCGCGAGCTGATCCGTCGCGCCGCGGATGCCACGACCCGCGATCGCGCCGGTCATTTCGATTCCGACGCGATCGTGCTCTGGTTCGAGCAGGGATCGGCGCTGCAGGTCACCGACGATGTGGAGTCCGCCACGCTGCAGCAGGCCTTTGCCACAGTGCCCGGTCTCCTCCCGCTCGTGCGCACCCTTGGCCTCGCCGCACCGGACGACGCGGCGGTGGAAGCCGCCGCGTGCGAACTCCTGCTCGAAGCGCTCGTCGCGCGACGGAAGCTGAGCCGGAGCGATGGCGGGGAGTTCGTGCGAGCGGCTCACGAGCAGCGCCGGCGCCCCGGGCAGGAACCGATGGGCGGTGGCATGTCCGCCTGA